The sequence below is a genomic window from Cedecea neteri.
ATTCATGCAAAATCTGGATCCTGGCTTCCATAACAGAGTAAAACCTTTAATTGGCGAAACGTCGCTGAAAGAATTAATTCAGGAAGTTAAAAATATGGATCTGTTGGTGACTTCTGACACCGGGCCTATGCACCTTGCGGTGGCGATGCAGATACCTACCGTGAGTATGTTTGTTATTACCTCCCCATACCTGTATGGACCTTTCCAGGATCCACAATTACATTCAGTTATTTATAAAGCCTATACCGCTCTGGATGAGTTGAAGTATAAGTCGGCGTTAGAGAAAATTAGCTGTGATGAAGTACTCAGCCGAATCACAGTCTATTTTAGTCAGAAAGTATAAAGACTAGACACCCTGATGTTGCACAGGCATTCGGGGTGTTTATTTGAATGTGTTCTTAATTTTTTCTAGTACTTCTCTTGAGGAGAGTTTTGACATCTTGTCGTCAGGGGCGTTACACACCTCCTGATTTTTCCCATACCCCCCAATCAGCCCCGGATCTGTCGGTCCGTAAAGCGTTACATTCGGGCGGTCTAATGCGGCGGTAAGATGGCTTAATCCTGTATCAACGGAAACCACATATTTTGCCCCCGCCAATACTTTAGCCACTTCTTCAAGCGTCATTTTCGGTAAGACGTCAACAAAATCAAACCCTTCTGCCAGCCGCTTTGCCCTTGCTTCTTCATGCGGTGCTCCCCACGGAAGCTTAATGCGAACCCCTGAACCCTTCAGCAGGCTAATCAGCTCACGCCAGTGAGTTTCTGGCCAGTGTTTATCATCTCGTGTCGTCGCATGTAAGAATACGGCATATTGGCCATTATTCGCCTTCAGAGAGTTCAGAAAATGGGATGCGATTGCATAATCACCCTGCCGCTCTGATTGGGGATATCCCAGGCTCTTAGCAAAAAGCTCACGCACGCGCTCAACCGCGTGTTGCTGCTTAGCCACGCTGTGTCTAACGTTGTAGAACAGGCTGGCCAGTGGCTCACGTGCGCTGTGCCAATCCATGCCGTGCTTTATGCCATGCGCCTTGCGAGTGACCAGCGCGGCACTTTTTACCAGCCCCTGAGCATCGATAATGCAGTCATATTCTCTGGCCTTCAGCTCCTTATAGAACACTTCTCGTTCAGCGCGTGTTTTAGAAGCAAACCAGCTTTTACGCCAGCGACGGATCGCCACCGGGAATACTTTATCCACGGCCGGATGCCAGCTCGGGATCTGGGCAAAGCCTTCTTCAACAACCCAATCGAACTTGATACCCGGAATGGCATGCATCGCGTCCGTAAGCGCAGGAAGAGAGTGAAGAACATCACCCATCGAAGATGTTTTAACGAGAAGAACACGCATCAGTCTTCCTTGCTGCGGGTTAACAGTTCAGTCAATACAACCAGCACGCTCTCGGGCGTGATATCGATCAGGCTTTGATGATAGCCCTCAGCGGCATCGCCTTTACGCACTTTATGGTAGCCGCTGATCAGGCGAATAACCTTCGCTTTATGGGAAAGCGGTGGCGTGAAGTCTGGACTGCTTGGGCCGTAAAGTGCCACCAGCGGACGGTCGAGTGCGGCTGCAACATGCATCAGGCCGGAATCATTGGTGACCACGCCCTCGCAAGCGGCAAGCAATATCACGGCCTGTTCAAGCTGGGTATCCCCGGCAAGGTTACGGCACCATGCCTGCTGCTCAGTGGTGAGGGCAGCAAGAATATCTTTACCAGCGTCCTTATCCTTGGCAGAGCCGAAGAGCACAACCTGATAGCCAGCATCAATGAGTTTTGCTGCGAGCGCGGCGTAATGATAGTGCGGCCAACGCTTTGCCGGGCCGAACTCTGCTCCGGGGCAGAAACCTATCATCGGACGCTGTGACTCGAGATTAAAGGCAGCGCAGGCCTGTGTTTTCTCACCTTCACTGACATGAAGTTGAGGCCAAAGGAGTGGCTGTGGGAGATCTTTCGCCGACTGCATTACGCCCTTGTCGTAACCTAAAGCGACGTAGCGTTCTATCATTAAAGGCCAGGCTTGTTTGTCCAGCTTGCGGCTGTCATTCAGCAGGCCGTAACGCAATTCGCCCAGCCAACCCGTGCGATGAGGAATGTTGGCAAAAAAAGGAACTAGTGCGGACTTAAAGGAATTGGGCAGGACGTAAGCACGATCATAGCGCTTATCCCGAAGGCTATGACCCAGACGGCGGCGTTCTGCGATTTGCAGCGCCCCGTGACCTAGCGGCATAGCGATCGCCTCGTTCACTTCCTGCATACGTGATAATAGCGGACGGCACCACGCGGGTGCCATCACATCAATGATCGCCTGGGGATAACGCGCCTTGAGCGTGCGATAGAGACTTTGCGACATCATCATGTCGCCCACCCATGACGGGCCAATCACCAGAATTTTCATGCTTTTCCTGTGCAGCTTATGCGTCGCGATTTAACCATTTCATGTATTCCGCAACCCCTTGGGCAACGGTTTTGAACGGCTTGTCGTAACCCGCAGCGCGCAGATTGGTTAAGTCGGCTTCAGTATAAGCCTGATAGCGACCTTTTAGCTTTTCCGGGAAAGGAATGTACTCGATGCTGCCTTTGTTGTGATACGCCAGCGCTGCATCTGCCACGGCCTGGAAGGATTCCGCACGGCCGGTACCGCAGTTGAAAATACCGGAAACACCATTTTCCCAGAACCAGAGGTTAACGGCGGCCACATCACCCACATAGATGAAGTCACGCTTGAAGCCGTCACTGCCTTCAAAGAGTTTAGGATTTTCACCGTTATTCAATTGGGTGTTGAGGTGGAAGGCGACGCTCGCCATGCTGCCTTTGTGGCCTTCACGCGGCCCGTAGACGTTAAAGTAGCGGAAGCCGGTCACCTGAGAGTTCGCTTCTGGCAGGATTTGGCGCACATATTCATCAAACAGGAATTTTGAGTAACCATATACGTTCAGCGGCTGTTCATATTCGCGTGATTCGATGAAGTCTTTATTGCGTCCACCGTAGGTCGCGGCGGAAGAGGCGTAGAGGAACGGAATTTCACGCTCCAGGCAGTAGTGCAGAATTTCTTTAGAGTACTGATAGTTGTTGTCCATCATGTACTTGCCGTCCCACTCGGTGGTGGAGGAGCAGGCACCTTCATGGAAGATGGCGTCGATATCACCGAAGTCTTCCCCGGCCATAATTTGGATCAGGAAGTCTTCCTTATCCATGTAGTCGGCGATGTCCAGATCAACCAGGTTAACAAATTTAGTCCCGTCTTTGAGGTTATCCACTACCAGGATATCGCGGTAGCCTTGCTCATTCAGTGACTTAACAATGTTGCTGCCGATCATGCCGGCGCCGCCAGTAACGATAATCATAAGTTTAACCTTTAAAAAGTGGAGCTTTCAGGCCATAGACCTGATGCGCTAATGGCTCTTATCATACCATTACAATTAAAGACCCGCCTAATGAGCGGAAGTTTTTCACCCTCGTGATTTATCCTGCAAAAATCATATTCCCTGAAGCGTAATCTCGTCTCCTGGTATAGGTTTGGGTAATATATGCCGAAATTTGCCATGCCTGGAGAATCGCGATGCGCGAAGATTTTTACAAGCAGTTGACCTCCCAGCTCGAGACGGCTCGTGCGGAAGGGTTATTTAAAGAAGAGCGTATTATCACCTCCGCCCAGCAGGCGGACATCACCGTCGCGGACGGTAGCCACGTTATTAACTTCTGCGCCAACAACTATCTGGGCCTCGCTAACCATCCGCAGCTGATTGAAGCGGCTAAACAGGGGATGGATAAACACGGTTTTGGTATGGCTTCGGTCCGCTTCATTTGTGGTACTCAGGACAGCCACAAACAGCTGGAAAGCAAGCTGGCCGATTTCCTGGGAACGGACGATGCGATTCTCTACTCCTCCTGCTTCGACGCCAATGGCGGCCTGTTTGAGACGCTGCTTGGGCCGGAAGACGCCATCATTTCTGATGCGTTAAACCATGCTTCAATTATTGACGGGGTTCGCCTGTGCAAAGCCCAGCGTTATCGCTATGCCAACAACGATATGCAGGAGCTGGAAGCTCGTCTGAAAGAGGCTCGCGCTGCGGGTGCTCGCCACGTGATGATCGCCACCGACGGCGTGTTCTCAATGGACGGCGTGATTGCCAACCTGCAGGGCGTTTGTGACCTGGCGGATAAGTACAATGCGCTGGTTATGGTCGATGACTCCCACGCTGTGGGCTTTGTAGGTGCCAATGGGCGCGGTACGCACGAATACTGCGATGTTATGGACCGGGTTGATATTATTACCGGCACGCTGGGTAAAGCGCTGGGTGGTGCTTCAGGTGGCTACACCGCTGGTCGCAAAGAAGTTATCGAATGGCTTCGCCAGCGTTCCCGTCCTTACCTGTTCTCGAATTCACTCGCACCAGCCATCGTTTCCGCCTCTATCAAGGTCCTGGAAATGCTGGAGTCAGGTGCAGAGCTGCGTGAGCGTCTGTGGTCCAACGCACGTCTGTTCCGTGAAAAAATGAGCGCTGCCGGGTTTACGCTTGCTGGTGCCGATCACGCGATTATTCCAGTGATGCTTGGTGAAGCGGTTGTGGCGCAAAACTTTGCGCGCGAGCTGCAAAAAGAAGGTATTTATGTCACCGGTTTCTTCTATCCGGTGGTGCCAAAAGGTCAGGCGCGTATTCGCACCCAAATGTCGGCGGCGCATACCCCTGAGCAAATCGAACGTGCGGTAGATGCGTTTACGCGCATCGGTAAGCAATTAGGCGTTATCGCTTAAGGGAGCGGTCATGAAAGCATTAGCAAAACTGAAGGCGGAAGAAGGCATCTGGATGACGGATGCTCCCAAGCCGGAAATGGGTCATAACGATCTGCTGATCAAAATTCGTAAAACGGCGATTTGCGGGACCGACGTCCATATTTACAACTGGGACGAATGGTCGCAAAAAACTATTCCTGTTCCTATGGTTGTAGGCCACGAATACGTGGGTGAAGTGGTCGGCATTGGCCAGGAAGTGAAAGGCTTCAAGATTGGCGACCGCGTTTCCGGCGAAGGGCATATCACCTGTGGGCACTGCCGTAACTGCCGCGGCGGGCGTACCCACCTGTGTCGTAACACTACCGGCGTGGGTGTGAACCGCCCTGGCTGTTTTGCTGAGTATTTGGTTATCCCGGCGTTTAATGCGTTCAAGATCCCGGACAATATCTCAGACGACCTGGCTTCCATCTTCGACCCGTTCGGTAACGCAGTGCACACGGCACTTTCGTTCGACCTGGTGGGCGAAGATGTGCTGGTCTCCGGTGCGGGCCCTATCGGGATCATGGCGGCGGCAGTAGCGAAGCATGTCGGCGCGCGTAACGTGGTGATTACCGACGTGAACGAATACCGTCTTGAGCTGGCGCGCGAAATGGGTATTACCCGTGCGGTTAACGTCAGCAAAGAAAGCTTGCAGGACGTAATGAGCGAGCTGGGGATGACCGAAGGATTTGACGTGGGCCTGGAGATGTCCGGGGCGCCTCCAGCATTCCGCACAATGCTGGATACCATGAACCACGGTGGCCGTATTGCGATGCTGGGGATCCCGCCGTCAGATATGTCTATCGACTGGACCAAAGTTATCTTTAAAGGATTGTTTATTAAAGGTATCTATGGGCGAGAGATGTTTGAAACCTGGTACAAGATGGCCGCCCTGATTCAGTCTGGCCTGGATCTGTCCCCGATTATCACCCACCGCTTCTCTATAGATGAGTTCCAGAAAGGCTTTGACGCGATGCGTTCCGGGCAGTCCGGCAAAGTTATCCTGAGCTGGGATTAATCATTAAGCCAGAGGGCATCGCGCCCTCTGGTTTTTCAATCAGGCCTGTTTGTCCCAACCCTGCCACTGATGCTGGAGATATTTCACCAGCGCGCTCTCGGCAATACTTTCACTGATGACTTTAAAGTAGGCGGTAGCGTACACCGGTTCGAGAGGCTGCTTCGGTTTACACACCTTCACGCCACGGAACGGGTTACGCGGCGGCGGCTGTTTGCCTGGCTGAGTATTATTCGGCGTTGAGGTATCTACCTGCGGTTCATTAAGCAGGCTGCTTGGACGCACCAGCGTGATGTCCGGTGGCAGGTTGTACACCATTTGCTGGAGAACGCGAACGGTTGAAGGGTGAGGATGACCAATGGCGATCGCTGACCCCGTTTTGCGAGCAAGCTGGATAGCGCGATTGAACTGAAAGCGAATATCCGCCTCGTTCTGAGTATCGTCGAGGAACACTTTCCGTTTAATCACTTTGACACGAGTGCCTGCCGCGGCGCGCGTGGCCTGGCTGTTACCGATGGTCATGCTGTCCAGGAAATAGAGATTGTACTGCTCCAGCGACTGCATCACCTTTTGCATGCCGAACAGGCTGGAGGTCATTGCGCTGCCCATATGGTTATTCATCCCAACGGCATAAGGGACTTTGTTCACCGCGTCGCGGATAATTCTCTCGATTTCGCCGCTGCTCATGTCCGGGCGGAGCGTATCTTTCTCTAGCGGTTGTTTGCTGAGTGGTGCCATCGGCAGATGGATCAGAACTTCATGCCCGGCGTTATGGGCTTTGGTGGCCATTTCGCGAGCGTGTGGCGCGTTGGGAAGCACGGCGACGGAGACGTTAGTCGGCAGGGCCAGCACCAGGTTTTCCTGCTGAGGGCGATAGCCAAAGTCATCAATGACTATTGAGAGCTTACCGGCCCATGCGGAGGTGGCCAGCATTAGCCCGCTGGCGGCGGCGAAAAAAACGGTGCGGAACTGAGGCAAAACTTATCTTCCCAACCACGGTTGTGGATTCACTGCCTGGCCCTGGCGACGAATTTCGAAATAGAGTGACGGACGGCCCTGACCGCCACTGCTACCGACCAGCGCAATAGGTTGCCCGGCACGTACCTGGGTGCCGACGCTGACTAACGCGCTCTGGTTGTAGCCGTAGAGACTCATATCGCCCTTACCGTGTTCAATGACGACAACAAGACCATAGCCCTGAAGCCAGTCGGCAAGGATCACGCGTCCGTCGGCAATGGCTTTAACTTCCGTGCCTTCCGAAGCCGCAATAACGATACCTTTCCAACGTAGTTCACCTTGCAGCTGTTCGCCATAGCGATGCAGTAACGAACCGCGAACCGGCCAGTATGCCTGCCCACGTGGCGCACCCAGGCCACCTGTTCTCGACATCAATGAACGCTCGCTTTCGGTTGGCTTGTAGGTTGTGCCTTTGTTGGAGGCTTCCTGCTGTTTATTGCGAACCTGCTCTGCTTCGCGTGCCTCACGCTCGGCTCGAGCTTTTGCTGCGGCTTCTGCACGGGCTATCTGATTTTGTAAGCGCGCCTGGTTCTGGCGCATTTCACTCAGCTTCTGCTGATCCTGCTGAATGGAGGATTCCAGGCCTGCCAGCGTCTTTTTACGTTCGTTGCGGGCGCTCTCCAGCTTGGCCTGCTGCGCCTGCTGGTCGTACAGCAAGGTTTGCTGTTCGCTTTGCTTACTTTCCAGCTCGATTTTTTGCTGTGCGGCTTCCGCTTTGGTCTGTTTTAACTCTTCGATAGTCTGCTGGCGTGCAGCGTTAAGGTAGCCGAAATAGGCCTGTAGCCGCTGGCCACGCTGGCTTTCTTCGCCGCTAAGAATCAGCTGAATGCCGGTATGCTGGCCCTGACGAAACGCCGCATCCAGCTGGGCAGCCAGGTTACGTTCCTGGGTTGCCTGTTGTTTTTGCAGTTTGGCGAGGGAGTTGTTCAGCGTCGCGATTTGATTGTTTAAATCCGCGAGAGTGTTCTGGGTTTCACGCAGCTTGCGGCTGGCCGCAGAAATTGCTTCTTCCTGCGCTTTTAGCTGAGCGAGTAAAACGGAGCGTTGCTGCTGCTGCTGACGCACCGCACGTTCTTTGGCGGCGATATCCTGTTGGATGGATTGCAGCTGCTGTTTGTCGTCAGCATGGCTGGAAAAAGGCCATAACAAGACGCCAGCGCTGAACACGCTGGCGTAGATAACGGGCTTCACAGCCCATGTCTTTGAAAAAATCGCCTTTCCCCTCATGGGGAGGGATTATTCCACGATGAACAGCGGCTTGCCAGTCATCTCGTGCGGGATTTCCATTCCCATCAGGCTCAACATGGTTGGCGCGATGTCAGAAAGCTTGCCGCCAGCGACAGCTTTCAGGTTTTTCTCACCTACGTAGATCAGCGGAACCGGCAGGCTGGTGTGCGCGGTATGGGCCTGGCCGGTAGCCGGGTCGCGCATTTGCTCTGCGTTGCCGTGGTCTGCAGTGATCAACAGCTGACCGCCAACGGCCTCAACGGCTTTAACCACCTGAGCGACGCAGTTGTCGAGGGCTTCAACGGCGGAAATCGCAGCATCATAAACGCCGGTATGGCCGACCATGTCACCGTTCGGATAGTTGCAGATGATGGTGTCGTATTTGCCGCTGTTGATGGCGCTCAGCAGCTTATCGGTCAGTTCAGCAGAGCTCATTTCAGGCTGCAGATCGTAGGTCGCCACTTTCGGAGAATTCACCAGGACGCGGTCTTCACCCGCGAACGGCTCTTCAACGCCGCCGTTGTAGAAGAAGGTCACGTGAGCGTATTTCTCGGTTTCGGAGATGCGCAGCTGGGTTTTATTGTGTTTCGCCATCCACTCCCCGAAGGTATTGGTCAGCGAAGCAGGTGGGTAAGCGCAGGCCGTTTTAATGTCTGCGGCATATTCAGTCAGCATCACGAAGTCGCCAAACTGCACTACTTTTTTGCGGCTAAAACCGTCGAAATCGGCGTTAACAAAGGCGCGAGTGATCTGGCGGGCACGGTCAGCGCGGAAGTTCATGAAGATCAATGCATCGCCGTCATTCATAGCAGATTCGGCTTCGCCTGCGGCGCGAATCACGGTTGGCTTAACGAATTCATCGTTTTCGTCGCGAGTGTAAGCTGCTTCCAGACCGGCAACCGCATTGTCTGCCTGGAATTCGCCTTTGGCCTGAGTCATCAGGTCGTAAGCCAGCTCAACACGATCCCAGCGGTTGTCGCGGTCCATGGCGTAGTAACGGCCAATCAGGGTGGCAACGCGGCCTTTGCCCAGCTCAGCGAACTTGTCGGCAAATTTCTTCAGGGAAGATTCTGCGCTGCGTGGCGGCGTGTCACGGCCATCAAGGAAAGCATGCAGATAAATAGCTTCAGCGCCTCGCTCGGCCGCCAGCTCGATCATCGCCAGAATATGGTCTTCATGGCTGTGAACGCCGCCAGGGGAAACCAGGCCCATGATATGTACCGCTTTACCGGCGGCAACGGCTTTGTCTACCGCACCGGTCAGAACTGGATTAGCAAAGAAAGCACGTTCTTTAATTTCAACGTCCAGGCGAGTCAGATCCTGGTAGACGATGCGGCCAGCACCGAGGTTGACGTGGCCCACTTCGGAATTACCCATTTGCCCATCAGGCAGGCCCACTTCCAGGCCTGATGCGTTGATCAGGGTATGCGGACGCTGGGCCCACAGGCTATCCATCACCGGCGTTTTAGCATTAAGAATCGCGTTATCCTGCTGCTCTTCGCGGTGGCCATAGCCATCGAGAATAACCAGGACCATAGGTTTTTTAGTAACCGACATTGCAACAACCTCTGAGTCTAAGACAAAATTTGCGTAATTTTACTACAGCCGATCCGGGCGAATAGCCGCAGAAGATCAAAGAAAGAGGTTGGATGGCGATCGGATTTCATCAGTCTGGTTCTTTTTTTCCGTAACAGCCCGCAGAATCCACATAACATTATTCAGACTGGCTGTAATTGCCACAACGCGAAGGTATACTCCCCACCTGGTTTTCTCATCATTACTTAGTCGGGAGTTATTACCCCCCATGCAAGAAATTATGCAATTCGTAGGTCGCCACCCCATACTTAGTCTGGCGTGGGTTGGCCTGCTGGCCGCGGTACTTTTCATGACCTTTAAAGGCCTGGCTTCTAAAGTCAAAGTGATCACTCGTGGTGAAGCCACTCGCTTAATTAACAAAGAAGATGCGGTGGTGGTTGATATACGCCAGCGCGACGACTTCCGTAAAGGCCACATTGCAAATTCACTGAACGTGCTGCCAACTGAAATCAAAAGCGGCAACTTGGGTGAACTTGAAAAACACAAAACGAAGCCCATTATTGTGGTATGCGCTAACGGTGTTTCTTCACAAGAATCAGCGGCTTTGTTGCACAAGGCTGGTTTTGAGCAGGTTGCGCTGCTAAAAGAAGGTATTGCCGGCTGGAGCGGGGAAAACCTGCCGCTGGTTCGCGGTAAATAATCTGGAAAACTGAGGTAAACCATGGCGAATATTGAGATCTATACCAAAGCGACTTGTCCTTTTTGCCACCGCGCAAAAGCCCTGCTGAACGAAAAAGGCGTGGCGTTCCAGGAATTGCCTATTGATGGTGATGCCGCTAAGCGGGAAGAGATGATCAAACGCAGTGGTCGCACCACGGTACCGCAGATTTTTATTGACGCACAGCACATTGGCGGTTGCGATGACTTGTACGCACTGGACGCGCGTGGTGGACTCGATCCCCTGCTGAGCTAGTGCGGTTTGTCTGCCGTGTATCGCAGAGTAAGGACGTTTAAATTTAAGGGTTAACAATGTCAGAACAAAACAATACAGAAATGGGTTTCCAGATTCAGCGTGTTTACACCAAGGATGTCTCTTTCGAAGCACCTAACGCACCGCACGTTTTCCAGAAAGACTGGCAGCCGGAAGTAAAACTGGATCTGGATACTGCATCCAGCCAGCTGGCTGAAAATGTTTATGAAGTTGTGCTGCGCGTAACCGTGACCGCTACGCTGGGCGAAGACACTGCTTTCCTGTGTGAAGTTCAGCAGGCGGGTATCTTCTCCGTTGACGGTATCGAAGGCACGCAGCTGGCGCATTGCCTGGGCGCATACTGCCCGAACATTCTGTTCCCATATGCGCGTGAATGTATTACTAGCCTGGTTTCTCGCGGCACTTTCCCGCAGCTGAACCTTGCACCGGTTAACTTCGATGCGTTGTTCATGAACTATCTGCAGCAGCAAGCTGGCGAAGGTGCTGAAAACCATCAGGATGCCTGATGAACAGCCTTAATGCTTCAATGACTGTTATCGGTGCCGGCTCTTACGGCACCGCTCTCGCAATTACCCTTGCGAGAAATGGCCACCACGTTGTGTTGTGGGGTCATGATGCCAAACATATTGCCACGCTGCAGGCCGATCGCTGCAATGCGGCTTTCCTGCCCGATGTCCCTTTTCCCGACACCCTACATCTTGAGCGTGATTTAGCCGTAGCATTGGCTGCCAGCCGTAATATTCTGGTGGTTGTACCGAGCCATGTGTTCGGGCAAGTGTTGCGTCAAATCAAGCCGCTGATGCGCCCGGACGCACGTATTGTGTGGGCGACAAAAGGGCTGGAAGCTGAAACGGGTCGTCTACTGCAGGATGTTGCCCGTGAGGCGCTGGGGGATGATGTTCCTCTGGCGGTCATTTCTGGCCCAACATTCGCGAAAGAGCTGGCAGCAGGTTTACCGACGGCGATTGCGCTTGCGGCAACCGATGACCAGTTTGCGGATGATCTCCAACATCTTCTGCACTGCGGTAAAAGTTTCCGCGTCTACAGCAATCCCGATTTCATCGGCGTTCAGCTTGGCGGTGCGGTTAAAAACGTTATCGCTATTGGCGCGGGGATGTCGGACGGCATCGGCTTTGGTGCTAACGCGCGTACCGCGCTTATCACCCGTGGTCTTGCGGAGATGACTCGCCTTGGTAGCGCGCTCGGTGCTTCGCCGGAAACCTTTATGGGTATGGCCGGTTTGGGCGATCTGGTACTGACCTGTACCGACAACCAGTCCCGCAACCGTCGCTTCGGCATGATGCTCGGTCAGGGAATGGATGTGGATGGTGCACAGCAAAAGATTGGCCAGGTGGTTGAAGGCTATCGCAATACCAAAGAAGTTCGCGAGCTGGCGGCTCGGGTAGGCGTCGAAATGCCAATAACCGAGGAAATTTATCAGGTATTGTATTGCGGAAAAAATGCGCGCGAGGCAGCATTAACGTTGCTTGGTCGTACTCGTAAGGATGAACGAAGCGGCAAATGAAGGATCGCCTAATACACCGCAATAACTGAAACGTCCCGACCCTGGTGTCGGGCGTTGTTTTTCTGTCTGGAGAGAGCAATGTCGTCTGAAGAACTGGATTTGGTGTGGAGCAATATTAAAGCCGAAGCGCGAGCGCTTGCGGATTGTGAACCCATGTTGGCCAGTTTTTATCATGCGACGCTCCTCAAGCACGATAATCTTGGAAACGCGCTCAGTTACATGCTGGCCAATAAGCTGGCTTCGCCGATTATGCCGGCCATTGCCATTCGCGAAGTGGTTGAAGAGGCCTACGCGGCCGATCCACAGATGATTGCGTCTGCGGCTTGTGACATTCAGGCTGTTCGCACCCGTGACCCGGCAGTAGACAAGTATTCAACGCCGCTGCTTTATCTTAAAGGTTTTCATGCGCTGCAGGCGTATCGCATTGGCCATTGGCTTTGGCTGCAGGGGCGACAGGCTCTGGCTATCTTCCTGCAGAACCAGGTATCCGTTTCTTTCCAGGTTGATATTCACCCTGCAGCAAAAATTGGGTGTGGGATCATGCTTGACCATGCCACCGGGATTGTCATTGGTGAGACGGCGGTCGTTGAAAACGATGTCTCTATTCTGCAATCGGTCACATTGGGCGGTACCGGTAAAACCAGTGGCGATCGTCATCCGAAAATCCGTGAAGGCGTAATGATTGGCGCAGGTGCCAAGATCCTCGGCAATATTGAGGTCGGAACCGGCGCGAAAATTGGCGCAGGTTCCGTCGTGCTACAACCTGTTCCTCCGCATACAACGGCAGCTGGCGTGCCGGCGCGAATCGTGGGCACGCCTGGAAGTGACAAGCCAGCGATAGATATGGATCAGCACTTCAATGGCGCAGGCTTTGAATACGGCGACGGCATTTAGCTTCTGAGCACAGCGCCCTGATACCCTAACTGGCGCCAGGCCTCATAGACCACCACGGACACCGAGTTAGAGAGGTTCATGCTGCGGCTGTCTGGCATCATGGGAATGCGAATCTTTTGTTCTGGCGGCATGGCGTTGAGTATCTCAGCGGGTAACCCGCGAGTTTCCGGGCCAAACATCAAATAATCCCCAGCCTGATAGCTCACAGCACTGTGGGCGGGTGTTCCCTTGGTTGTTAAAGCAAACAGGCGCTGAGGGTTTTCGGCTTCCAGAAAGGCGTTATAGTCGCGATGGCGCAGCACTGTTGTAAATTCGTGATAATCCAGCCCGGCGCGGCGCAGGCGTTTATCATCCCAGGGAAAACCCATTGGTTCAATGATATGCAGGCGGAAACCAGTGTTGGCGCACAGGCGGATAATGTTGCCGGTATTGGGCGGAATCTCTGGCTCAAACAAAACGATATTTAACATATAACCCCCATCAACTAGGGGCGAAGAATAGCAAAATAGCTACTGAGCAGAAACGAAAACAGGCTCCGTAGAGCCTGTTATTGCAAATGTTTATCCTGTTTATCAGCGGTGATAAAGCGGCAGCCAGAGCGTCAGGCGCAGACCACCCAGTGGGCTGTCGTCAGCTTTTACCCAGCCACGATGTTGCTGCACGGCAGTTTCCACGATAGCCAGACCGAGACCTGTACCACCGGACTCGCGATCGCGCGCCTCATCCGTACGATAAAACGGACGGAAAATTTGCTCTCTGTCTTCCGGACTGACGCCCGGGCCGTCATCGTCAACGGTGACGGTAATACCTTGATTATCGACTGAGAAGTTGACTGCTATTTTGGTGTGCGAGTAGCGCA
It includes:
- a CDS encoding divergent polysaccharide deacetylase family protein, which translates into the protein MLATSAWAGKLSIVIDDFGYRPQQENLVLALPTNVSVAVLPNAPHAREMATKAHNAGHEVLIHLPMAPLSKQPLEKDTLRPDMSSGEIERIIRDAVNKVPYAVGMNNHMGSAMTSSLFGMQKVMQSLEQYNLYFLDSMTIGNSQATRAAAGTRVKVIKRKVFLDDTQNEADIRFQFNRAIQLARKTGSAIAIGHPHPSTVRVLQQMVYNLPPDITLVRPSSLLNEPQVDTSTPNNTQPGKQPPPRNPFRGVKVCKPKQPLEPVYATAYFKVISESIAESALVKYLQHQWQGWDKQA
- the envC gene encoding murein hydrolase activator EnvC; this encodes MRGKAIFSKTWAVKPVIYASVFSAGVLLWPFSSHADDKQQLQSIQQDIAAKERAVRQQQQQRSVLLAQLKAQEEAISAASRKLRETQNTLADLNNQIATLNNSLAKLQKQQATQERNLAAQLDAAFRQGQHTGIQLILSGEESQRGQRLQAYFGYLNAARQQTIEELKQTKAEAAQQKIELESKQSEQQTLLYDQQAQQAKLESARNERKKTLAGLESSIQQDQQKLSEMRQNQARLQNQIARAEAAAKARAEREAREAEQVRNKQQEASNKGTTYKPTESERSLMSRTGGLGAPRGQAYWPVRGSLLHRYGEQLQGELRWKGIVIAASEGTEVKAIADGRVILADWLQGYGLVVVIEHGKGDMSLYGYNQSALVSVGTQVRAGQPIALVGSSGGQGRPSLYFEIRRQGQAVNPQPWLGR
- the gpmM gene encoding 2,3-bisphosphoglycerate-independent phosphoglycerate mutase is translated as MSVTKKPMVLVILDGYGHREEQQDNAILNAKTPVMDSLWAQRPHTLINASGLEVGLPDGQMGNSEVGHVNLGAGRIVYQDLTRLDVEIKERAFFANPVLTGAVDKAVAAGKAVHIMGLVSPGGVHSHEDHILAMIELAAERGAEAIYLHAFLDGRDTPPRSAESSLKKFADKFAELGKGRVATLIGRYYAMDRDNRWDRVELAYDLMTQAKGEFQADNAVAGLEAAYTRDENDEFVKPTVIRAAGEAESAMNDGDALIFMNFRADRARQITRAFVNADFDGFSRKKVVQFGDFVMLTEYAADIKTACAYPPASLTNTFGEWMAKHNKTQLRISETEKYAHVTFFYNGGVEEPFAGEDRVLVNSPKVATYDLQPEMSSAELTDKLLSAINSGKYDTIICNYPNGDMVGHTGVYDAAISAVEALDNCVAQVVKAVEAVGGQLLITADHGNAEQMRDPATGQAHTAHTSLPVPLIYVGEKNLKAVAGGKLSDIAPTMLSLMGMEIPHEMTGKPLFIVE
- a CDS encoding rhodanese-like domain-containing protein encodes the protein MQEIMQFVGRHPILSLAWVGLLAAVLFMTFKGLASKVKVITRGEATRLINKEDAVVVDIRQRDDFRKGHIANSLNVLPTEIKSGNLGELEKHKTKPIIVVCANGVSSQESAALLHKAGFEQVALLKEGIAGWSGENLPLVRGK
- the grxC gene encoding glutaredoxin 3, which encodes MANIEIYTKATCPFCHRAKALLNEKGVAFQELPIDGDAAKREEMIKRSGRTTVPQIFIDAQHIGGCDDLYALDARGGLDPLLS
- the secB gene encoding protein-export chaperone SecB — translated: MSEQNNTEMGFQIQRVYTKDVSFEAPNAPHVFQKDWQPEVKLDLDTASSQLAENVYEVVLRVTVTATLGEDTAFLCEVQQAGIFSVDGIEGTQLAHCLGAYCPNILFPYARECITSLVSRGTFPQLNLAPVNFDALFMNYLQQQAGEGAENHQDA